A section of the Bacteroidota bacterium genome encodes:
- a CDS encoding DegT/DnrJ/EryC1/StrS family aminotransferase, whose translation MTFHEYQRSLGGSSYLYANASNAMKDLLDYIARRSEKPTPNIVLPAYIPAKLYRTALAAGFEVKFYEVFGKCTFDLKQVEGLIDGNTLAVFYVHYFGFPNQIREISELTKRKGVYLIEDCALSVGAEYAGKLLGNYGDFALFSMRKMFLYSEGGFLRLGEQFSDFRPNHEWRVKSCFSVQKYMKQRAKYVYVRLTGGKDPLHVVKPDPTGYMDWSTPKQTLNVKMLSPFTEQRLKHVNLEKVVQKRRENYNYVQERFPDLPHLELVNKTLPDGCTPYSLPFLVHNGKRNELREALLYSGTMCGAGWPEAPFVDGLPKTKELAGKLLEIPIHQALTRQQMDHSLRTLEKIAK comes from the coding sequence ATGACGTTTCACGAATATCAGAGGTCATTAGGCGGCTCGTCGTACTTGTACGCCAACGCAAGCAATGCGATGAAGGATTTGCTCGACTACATCGCGCGGCGTTCGGAAAAACCAACGCCCAATATTGTTCTCCCCGCATATATTCCCGCCAAGCTGTACCGGACAGCCCTCGCAGCGGGATTCGAAGTCAAGTTCTATGAGGTATTCGGGAAATGCACGTTCGATCTCAAGCAGGTCGAGGGCTTGATAGATGGCAACACGCTGGCAGTGTTCTACGTTCACTACTTCGGCTTTCCGAATCAGATCCGTGAAATTTCCGAGTTGACAAAACGCAAAGGCGTGTATCTCATTGAAGATTGTGCCCTTTCTGTCGGGGCGGAGTATGCAGGGAAGCTGTTGGGCAACTACGGCGACTTTGCGCTGTTCAGTATGAGAAAGATGTTCTTGTATTCTGAAGGAGGGTTCCTTCGTCTTGGCGAGCAGTTCAGCGACTTCCGGCCAAACCACGAGTGGCGTGTGAAGAGTTGTTTCTCAGTTCAGAAATACATGAAGCAGCGGGCGAAATATGTTTACGTCCGGCTTACTGGCGGGAAAGATCCCCTTCACGTCGTGAAACCTGATCCTACCGGCTACATGGATTGGAGTACGCCGAAACAGACACTCAACGTCAAGATGTTGTCGCCGTTTACGGAACAAAGACTGAAGCATGTGAATCTCGAAAAAGTTGTTCAGAAACGAAGAGAGAATTACAACTACGTTCAGGAACGGTTTCCCGACTTGCCTCACTTGGAACTTGTGAACAAGACTCTGCCCGACGGTTGCACGCCATACAGTCTGCCCTTCCTCGTCCACAACGGCAAACGCAACGAACTCAGGGAGGCTCTCCTATACAGCGGCACAATGTGCGGAGCGGGATGGCCCGAAGCTCCGTTTGTTGACGGGCTGCCGAAAACGAAAGAGCTTGCAGGCAAGCTGCTCGAAATTCCCATCCATCAGGCGCTCACGCGGCAGCAAATGGATCACTCCCTGCGTACACTGGAGAAAATAGCCAAATAG
- a CDS encoding GNAT family N-acetyltransferase, which yields MVSIEIVGGDTIPTVVRGSGTVSLDIVTDSRGFDALENEWNTLLERCEASVYQTFEWQRTWWNHFGEVNSDATLHLIVVRRDGEVGGIAPFFVERVRTLGIVGHRRLSFLAQGPSDYLNVLFPRGEEAECAERVASYLAEAKHLFDVIHLEDLTDRSVSHACLYEALKRRHFRGEHFINEYCPRTTLLGTWEETLASFKIDNRREIRRRARNIQKNFTVEYETVTEEEDAGRKMDEFIALHQSKWQNDGHSGVFAESQTGKFHREVAGLFARRGWLLLAFLRANGTLAASLYCFLFRDDLAVYLTGNANRSDVFKFSPGRVLTAFCMEEAVKRGKKVCDFMRGTEQYKYELDAKDIPNWAILMYNPHSLRPELRYKLDLLLRSLQRRSAREWLLFKVVLREHGIFSAEIVRHVKTRFRRNVADGMLKAKDPARATHLPSADKRQTNGQQKISDSGPDSSGPHSHKGIA from the coding sequence ATGGTATCAATTGAAATAGTTGGGGGGGATACTATCCCGACAGTTGTTCGCGGGTCCGGAACGGTCTCGCTGGACATTGTCACAGACTCCCGCGGTTTTGATGCGCTTGAAAACGAATGGAACACGCTTCTCGAACGCTGTGAAGCATCCGTGTATCAAACGTTCGAATGGCAGCGGACGTGGTGGAACCATTTCGGGGAAGTGAATTCCGACGCGACGCTTCACCTGATTGTTGTCCGTCGTGACGGCGAGGTAGGCGGCATCGCCCCATTCTTTGTCGAACGCGTACGCACACTGGGCATCGTGGGCCACCGGCGTTTGTCGTTCCTTGCTCAGGGGCCATCGGACTATCTCAATGTTCTTTTTCCCAGAGGGGAAGAAGCGGAATGTGCGGAACGAGTCGCTTCGTATCTTGCTGAAGCAAAGCATCTGTTCGATGTGATTCATCTTGAGGATTTGACGGACAGATCCGTCAGTCACGCCTGCCTGTATGAAGCACTCAAGCGCAGACACTTCAGGGGAGAACACTTCATCAACGAGTACTGCCCGCGTACCACATTGCTGGGAACGTGGGAAGAAACGCTTGCTTCGTTCAAGATTGATAATCGCAGGGAAATCCGGCGGCGTGCCCGGAACATCCAGAAGAATTTCACCGTCGAATATGAAACTGTAACGGAGGAAGAAGATGCAGGCCGCAAGATGGATGAATTTATTGCCTTGCATCAGAGCAAATGGCAGAACGACGGGCACAGCGGCGTGTTTGCCGAATCGCAAACAGGGAAGTTTCATCGCGAGGTAGCCGGATTATTTGCACGCCGCGGCTGGCTGTTGCTGGCTTTTCTGCGGGCGAACGGAACTCTTGCCGCCTCCCTGTATTGCTTTCTGTTTCGGGATGATCTGGCAGTATATCTTACCGGCAACGCCAATCGCAGCGATGTGTTCAAGTTTTCCCCCGGGCGGGTGTTGACGGCGTTCTGCATGGAAGAAGCGGTGAAGCGCGGCAAGAAGGTGTGCGACTTCATGCGCGGCACCGAGCAATACAAATACGAGTTGGACGCGAAAGATATTCCGAATTGGGCGATTCTCATGTACAATCCCCACTCGCTCCGTCCTGAACTCCGTTACAAGCTCGACCTGCTTCTGCGTTCATTGCAACGGCGTTCCGCTCGGGAATGGTTGCTGTTCAAAGTCGTGTTGCGGGAACACGGCATCTTCTCTGCAGAGATCGTCCGGCACGTTAAAACGCGCTTCAGGCGGAACGTGGCCGACGGAATGCTGAAAGCCAAAGACCCGGCGCGTGCCACACATTTGCCGTCAGCCGACAAGCGTCAAACGAACGGGCAACAGAAGATATCAGATTCCGGTCCGGATTCATCCGGGCCACACTCACACAAAGGAATAGCATGA
- a CDS encoding T9SS type A sorting domain-containing protein, translated as MTSRIPSPMRQYRLRMFILGITLFWVSPLVAQWSTSTLAESALYVCPGFYPGIVTFDNGSSIVLGALDSYIYARKLDERGYYLWPPVQVMHHDSSYITEAPLIGDWGGWISDGDGGVILFWYDHRGAHINGPDWANNAIYVQRVDRLGVVRWAYGGVLVKGPETGIKKGGIVNDGQGGCVIAWSESEFGFPGAQGRERTRIQHISNLGAMVWERILDSSYAQHTLQYKNLLRTQERIFFTSSAGTRVLTHSGLLSTQTPIGGYAFMVSDRDSAVFVLSGETGLRILKLNSMGDTVWNAQFSIRSGCEGVIPFRRGALTPDGNGGVYYLYACQDTIYHFDHLGQYTRILFPEIASQVGGYAFSDGNGGLVLANEAGIAQRYDFTGNRRWANPVLYIQNAGNTYFDVFEGDKNGGVVVAFWRTQGGIYAQHTGREGSVGIITEVAIEQFLADRIRLFQNFPNPFNNKTTISYSLFESGNVQLEVFDIVGRNIVTLVDQYQEPGIYHLLTDVSKWSSGVYICRLRFNYKTVSSKSMMLIK; from the coding sequence ATGACAAGCCGCATTCCCTCGCCGATGAGACAGTACCGCCTCAGAATGTTCATTCTCGGCATTACCCTTTTTTGGGTGTCGCCGCTCGTCGCTCAGTGGAGCACCAGTACCCTCGCTGAGAGCGCCTTGTATGTTTGTCCGGGATTCTATCCGGGTATCGTCACATTTGATAACGGTAGCTCAATTGTGCTAGGCGCATTGGATAGCTACATTTACGCGCGCAAGCTTGATGAGCGTGGCTATTACCTATGGCCCCCCGTGCAAGTGATGCACCACGACAGCAGCTACATCACGGAAGCTCCGCTGATAGGAGACTGGGGAGGTTGGATAAGCGATGGGGACGGGGGGGTGATACTTTTTTGGTACGACCACAGGGGCGCACACATCAACGGACCGGACTGGGCAAATAACGCCATTTACGTGCAGCGAGTCGATAGGCTTGGTGTAGTTCGATGGGCATACGGTGGTGTGTTGGTGAAAGGACCTGAGACGGGGATTAAAAAAGGTGGAATAGTGAATGACGGACAAGGGGGATGTGTCATTGCGTGGAGCGAGTCCGAGTTTGGTTTTCCAGGTGCACAGGGAAGAGAGCGTACAAGGATACAGCATATTTCCAACTTGGGCGCGATGGTTTGGGAACGAATCCTTGATTCAAGCTACGCACAGCATACCCTGCAATATAAGAACCTGCTACGGACACAAGAACGTATTTTCTTCACGTCATCTGCGGGTACGCGCGTTCTGACGCATAGCGGACTACTTTCTACTCAGACGCCTATCGGAGGCTACGCGTTCATGGTCTCCGACAGAGACAGCGCTGTATTTGTCCTGAGCGGTGAAACCGGATTGAGAATATTGAAACTTAATAGTATGGGTGACACTGTGTGGAACGCTCAATTCAGCATTCGGTCGGGATGCGAAGGTGTAATTCCTTTCCGACGTGGGGCGCTGACCCCAGATGGAAACGGCGGCGTATACTACTTGTACGCATGTCAGGATACGATATACCACTTTGACCATCTTGGACAGTATACGCGTATTTTGTTCCCAGAGATTGCCTCTCAAGTTGGCGGCTATGCTTTTTCTGATGGTAACGGCGGATTGGTTCTAGCAAATGAAGCTGGTATAGCTCAGCGATATGATTTTACGGGTAACCGAAGGTGGGCTAACCCGGTTCTGTACATACAAAATGCAGGCAATACGTACTTCGATGTATTTGAAGGAGACAAGAATGGGGGAGTGGTTGTTGCCTTTTGGAGAACACAAGGGGGCATATACGCGCAGCATACTGGTCGCGAGGGATCTGTTGGCATTATAACTGAGGTTGCGATTGAACAATTCCTGGCGGACAGAATACGACTGTTCCAGAATTTTCCGAATCCTTTTAACAACAAGACCACGATCAGCTATTCATTGTTCGAAAGCGGTAACGTTCAACTTGAGGTTTTTGACATTGTTGGGAGGAACATTGTGACGTTGGTTGATCAGTATCAAGAGCCGGGGATATACCACCTACTCACTGACGTATCGAAGTGGTCCAGCGGGGTATACATTTGTCGTTTGAGGTTCAATTACAAGACAGTTTCTTCAAAATCAATGATGTTGATCAAGTGA
- a CDS encoding TonB-dependent receptor encodes MPKSLFITFLVCALLVPVSRTNASPFDLPDDSKASADSTIKSYTFGEIVVTATRSPLSRVDSPSRVQLIAAEEIQSSLEKNLGELLVGKAGLLVRQYGSGASLQTVSFRGMSAEHSVVLLDGMPIGNVQTGLTDLSVIPLDNVESIELVRGGSSAQYGSDAMGGAINILTTPDVRSGFVRFDVATRSAGSQRAGVSGQVRLSDEWGIRAGSSVEYGRGDYDFAIVDGGRRVNATRSGSDFRSRQLFVVGDWRTEAETEASVMLSSYDAERGTPGPVLTIQNQGTARQTDEHIQASGVFRSRLSDQLRFSAGVNVQNAFEHYIDRYGIFKADNHYRNILTTAQANLHYSLLPNLVLHPGVEFGHATASGNALAQDQKRTHSAVYSGVEFHSNISPFRLSLYPSIRYDKYSTVGTAVSPKMGMNFRYAEESHSQAGFGAAIHATAGRNFRAPTFNELYYAGSGGRGNLDLNPEKSMSVDAGLTLQFALFGHHEIDVTYYSITTEDRIQWLPTSVATIWSPVNIGRTKSYGVEVEYRWSPLPGYLWLEGNYATIDAQKKFKSSPNDPAFDKQLIYVPLETGSAGVHAAIRTQHGIVPRVFLRVEANYVGIRYISEDNTQGLPSYLTMNGSCRLELNLFGLTAFVKYEMLNMLNESYEILPRYPMSLRNHSLTLSIQTDL; translated from the coding sequence GTGCCGAAATCACTATTCATAACTTTCCTTGTTTGCGCCCTTCTCGTTCCGGTCTCCCGAACGAACGCCTCTCCATTTGACTTGCCGGATGATTCAAAGGCATCTGCCGACTCAACTATCAAATCGTACACATTCGGCGAAATCGTTGTTACTGCCACTCGTTCGCCGCTTAGCAGGGTGGACTCGCCGTCGCGGGTTCAGCTTATCGCAGCGGAGGAAATCCAATCTTCCCTCGAAAAAAATCTCGGCGAACTTCTCGTCGGCAAAGCGGGCTTACTCGTCAGGCAGTACGGATCCGGCGCAAGCTTGCAGACGGTTTCGTTCAGGGGAATGAGTGCCGAACACAGCGTCGTCCTGCTCGACGGCATGCCCATCGGCAATGTGCAAACCGGCCTCACGGATCTCTCGGTTATTCCTCTCGACAATGTGGAGAGTATCGAGCTTGTCAGGGGAGGAAGTTCGGCGCAATACGGAAGCGATGCAATGGGCGGGGCGATCAACATTCTTACCACACCTGATGTGAGATCGGGCTTTGTGCGGTTCGACGTGGCAACACGCTCAGCAGGCTCGCAGCGTGCCGGCGTTTCGGGCCAGGTCCGTTTGTCTGACGAATGGGGGATTCGGGCAGGCAGCAGCGTTGAGTACGGCCGCGGCGATTATGATTTTGCGATCGTAGATGGTGGAAGAAGAGTCAATGCTACTAGAAGCGGCTCTGACTTCCGCTCGCGGCAGCTTTTTGTAGTGGGGGATTGGAGAACTGAAGCGGAAACCGAGGCATCGGTGATGTTGTCGTCGTATGATGCTGAGCGGGGGACTCCCGGCCCGGTTCTTACCATTCAGAATCAGGGAACTGCCCGCCAAACGGACGAGCATATTCAGGCAAGCGGAGTGTTCCGAAGTCGATTAAGTGACCAACTCCGGTTCTCGGCAGGAGTCAACGTCCAGAATGCCTTCGAGCATTACATCGACCGGTACGGGATATTCAAAGCGGATAACCATTACCGGAACATTCTGACAACGGCTCAGGCCAACCTGCATTACTCGCTGTTGCCGAATCTTGTATTGCATCCGGGTGTTGAGTTCGGCCATGCGACAGCGTCGGGTAATGCGTTGGCACAGGATCAGAAGCGGACGCACAGCGCTGTGTACAGCGGGGTCGAATTCCATTCCAATATTTCTCCTTTCCGCCTTTCTCTTTATCCCTCAATCCGCTACGATAAATATTCGACCGTGGGGACTGCAGTAAGTCCGAAGATGGGAATGAATTTCCGGTACGCGGAGGAAAGCCATTCACAAGCCGGTTTTGGTGCAGCAATTCACGCGACAGCGGGCAGGAATTTCCGTGCCCCGACATTCAACGAGTTGTACTATGCAGGTTCGGGAGGAAGGGGGAATCTCGATTTGAATCCGGAGAAATCCATGAGCGTCGATGCCGGTCTGACCCTGCAGTTCGCATTGTTCGGACACCACGAAATTGACGTGACGTACTATTCAATCACTACCGAGGATCGCATCCAGTGGCTTCCGACTTCCGTCGCTACGATATGGTCGCCGGTGAATATTGGGAGGACGAAATCGTACGGGGTAGAAGTGGAGTATCGGTGGTCGCCGCTTCCCGGGTATCTTTGGTTGGAAGGCAACTACGCAACAATTGACGCGCAGAAGAAATTCAAATCTTCGCCCAACGATCCGGCATTCGACAAACAGTTGATCTACGTCCCGCTTGAAACAGGAAGTGCCGGGGTTCACGCCGCCATTCGCACTCAGCATGGTATTGTGCCGAGGGTGTTCTTGAGAGTTGAGGCAAACTACGTCGGCATCCGGTACATCTCTGAAGACAATACTCAGGGACTTCCATCCTATCTCACAATGAACGGAAGTTGCAGGCTGGAACTGAACCTCTTCGGGCTGACGGCGTTCGTGAAGTACGAAATGCTGAACATGCTGAACGAGTCGTATGAGATTCTACCCCGATATCCGATGTCCCTGAGAAATCATTCTTTGACATTATCTATTCAGACAGACTTATAG
- a CDS encoding exo-alpha-sialidase: protein MKCLIAFLVTVLLAYSSSAQVRISETSAPKAEPHVAVNPTNPNHIVVVAITKINFARIGAYRTTNGGVNWIGSDDIVQQVNVDAGDPVVAFDGAGNVYVLYQVRTQGKLYLLESMDGGVTWEPAMTVFTGDPDRPWMAIDESPNAAGFYDIFVAVTSFEGSQVSDIVLTRSTDGGASFFAATLSAVGNNQGSYVAIGPDNDVFVAWAELSSVNAVTQIKVRRSTDRGVTFSGALILCTS, encoded by the coding sequence ATGAAGTGTCTCATTGCATTCTTAGTAACAGTATTGCTTGCATATAGCTCAAGCGCGCAAGTTCGAATCTCTGAAACCAGTGCGCCAAAAGCCGAGCCACATGTGGCTGTCAATCCAACAAACCCAAACCACATAGTCGTTGTGGCCATAACAAAAATCAATTTTGCCCGCATAGGTGCTTACCGTACAACGAATGGAGGCGTCAATTGGATCGGGAGCGACGATATTGTCCAGCAGGTGAATGTTGATGCGGGAGACCCCGTCGTTGCATTCGATGGGGCAGGGAATGTTTATGTGCTCTATCAGGTGCGAACACAGGGGAAACTGTACCTTCTTGAGTCAATGGATGGTGGGGTAACATGGGAACCGGCGATGACGGTTTTTACCGGTGATCCTGACAGACCGTGGATGGCGATAGATGAATCGCCCAATGCTGCGGGATTCTATGATATCTTTGTTGCAGTGACGAGTTTTGAGGGCTCTCAAGTTTCGGACATTGTCCTCACTAGGTCCACCGACGGTGGGGCCAGTTTTTTCGCCGCCACCTTGTCGGCTGTTGGAAATAACCAGGGTAGTTATGTTGCGATCGGGCCAGACAATGATGTCTTTGTCGCTTGGGCAGAACTCAGTTCGGTGAACGCTGTAACTCAGATCAAGGTTCGGCGATCTACAGATCGAGGGGTCACATTCAGCGGGGCCCTGATTTTGTGTACCTCTTGA
- a CDS encoding D-2-hydroxyacid dehydrogenase, with amino-acid sequence MKILITDGIEKSGADILLKAGFELTQKTLTPDELLATIPEYDAIIVRSATKVTKAVIDAGTNLKVIARGGVGVDNIDVEYAKMKQIKVLNTPKASSISVAELTIAHLLAIGRFVPMSNIAMRHREWPKKEFSKGIEVTGKTLGIIGFGNIGTEVAKRAMGLMMNVVAYDMYIKDTDIKGVKMVSKEELLRISDYVTLHVPFDKAGGPLIAKNDFEKMKNGVILINCARGGVVNERDLLEALNSHKVLYAALDVFEHEPPTQEEFELINHPRVSVTPHIGGSTKEAQDRVGVEIAEKVVAALGEYKKGEVLV; translated from the coding sequence ATGAAAATCCTTATCACAGACGGAATCGAAAAATCCGGTGCCGACATTCTGTTGAAGGCGGGTTTCGAGCTGACGCAGAAAACACTCACTCCGGACGAATTGTTAGCAACAATCCCCGAATACGACGCCATCATCGTCCGCTCGGCAACGAAGGTAACGAAGGCGGTGATTGACGCCGGCACGAATCTGAAGGTCATTGCCCGCGGGGGCGTGGGCGTTGACAATATTGATGTTGAATATGCGAAGATGAAGCAGATCAAAGTCCTCAACACGCCGAAGGCATCATCCATTTCGGTGGCGGAGCTGACGATTGCGCATCTGCTTGCAATCGGGCGGTTCGTGCCGATGAGCAACATTGCGATGCGGCATCGTGAATGGCCGAAGAAGGAATTCAGCAAGGGCATCGAAGTGACGGGCAAGACGCTCGGCATCATCGGCTTCGGCAACATCGGAACGGAAGTCGCCAAGCGCGCAATGGGCTTGATGATGAACGTCGTGGCCTATGACATGTACATCAAGGACACGGACATCAAAGGCGTGAAGATGGTATCAAAGGAAGAACTCCTCCGCATCTCCGACTATGTAACACTGCATGTACCGTTTGACAAAGCCGGCGGGCCGCTCATTGCAAAGAATGATTTTGAGAAGATGAAGAACGGCGTCATCCTCATCAACTGCGCCCGCGGCGGAGTGGTGAACGAGCGTGATTTGCTCGAGGCACTGAACAGCCACAAAGTATTGTATGCCGCGCTTGACGTGTTCGAGCATGAGCCCCCGACGCAGGAGGAATTCGAACTCATCAACCATCCCCGCGTCTCCGTTACGCCTCACATCGGCGGCTCGACGAAGGAGGCACAGGACAGGGTCGGCGTGGAGATTGCAGAAAAAGTTGTCGCGGCGCTCGGCGAATACAAGAAGGGAGAAGTTCTCGTGTAG
- a CDS encoding alanine--glyoxylate aminotransferase family protein, with product MHKKLFIPGPTEVAPEVLAKLATPMIGHRSKDASKMQKEISEKLRKVMYTENPILLSTSSGSGLMEGSIRSLTAKRAVVFSVGAFGNRWFKMAEVNNIPADKHEAKWGEPTTPEIVDQYLSTGKYDVFTITHNETSTGIMNPLEEIAEVRKKYPDVMWLVDSVSALSGAKVEVDRLGIDVCITSTQKALALPPGMAICSISRKALEHGKQVKHRGWYLDLLEIYKYIETKDHQYHATPSLPHMFALNFQLDRILAEGLDNRFARHKEMAEFTRAWAKKHFALFPVEKYASQTLTTITNTRNINVAGLNSELAKVGLQISNGYGDLKEKTFRIAHMGELTLNDVKEVTAAIESILKL from the coding sequence ATGCACAAGAAACTCTTCATCCCCGGCCCCACCGAAGTTGCGCCCGAGGTGTTGGCCAAACTCGCAACTCCGATGATCGGGCATCGCAGCAAGGATGCATCGAAGATGCAGAAGGAGATTTCGGAGAAGTTGCGGAAAGTGATGTACACGGAAAATCCCATCCTCCTCTCGACAAGCTCCGGTTCGGGATTGATGGAAGGCTCCATTCGCTCGCTGACGGCGAAGCGCGCCGTTGTGTTCTCCGTCGGGGCGTTCGGCAACCGTTGGTTTAAGATGGCGGAAGTGAACAACATCCCCGCTGACAAACATGAAGCAAAATGGGGCGAGCCGACGACGCCGGAAATCGTCGACCAGTACCTCTCCACCGGCAAGTACGACGTCTTCACCATCACGCACAACGAAACAAGCACCGGCATCATGAATCCGTTGGAGGAGATTGCCGAAGTCCGCAAGAAATACCCCGACGTGATGTGGCTTGTCGATTCCGTCAGCGCATTGAGCGGCGCCAAGGTGGAAGTGGACAGGTTAGGCATCGATGTCTGCATCACCTCCACGCAAAAAGCGCTGGCGCTGCCACCCGGTATGGCAATCTGCTCGATCTCCCGCAAGGCGCTCGAACACGGCAAGCAAGTGAAGCATCGCGGCTGGTATCTCGATCTTCTCGAAATCTACAAATACATCGAGACGAAGGACCACCAATATCATGCAACCCCGTCGCTGCCGCATATGTTTGCGCTGAACTTCCAGTTGGATCGGATTCTCGCCGAAGGCCTTGACAACCGCTTTGCCCGCCACAAGGAAATGGCCGAGTTCACCCGCGCCTGGGCGAAGAAACATTTCGCTCTCTTCCCGGTCGAGAAGTATGCGTCGCAGACTCTCACAACAATCACCAACACGCGGAACATCAACGTCGCGGGATTGAACAGCGAGCTTGCAAAAGTCGGGCTGCAAATCTCCAACGGCTACGGCGATTTGAAGGAGAAGACATTCCGCATTGCGCATATGGGCGAACTGACGTTGAATGATGTGAAGGAAGTAACAGCAGCTATCGAAAGCATTCTTAAACTCTAA
- the carA gene encoding glutamine-hydrolyzing carbamoyl-phosphate synthase small subunit encodes MKAKLALENGTILSGEAFGAEGETTGEVVFNTSLSGYQEIFSDPSYSGQIVTMTYPLIGNYGINADDVESPVPQVAGVIVKEYFDYHSNFRASESLGSWLKRHNVVAVQGLDTRMITRMIRTFGAMRGILSTADMDDQRLMMKVKGAPEMTGLDLTRVVSCKEPYKWDEMDKTPFILKPITNGSTNGKRFKVVAYDCGIKQNIMRRLTSYGCDVTVVPALHPAEEVLAMNPDGIFVSNGPGDPAAVKKAIQNLKTLIGKKPIFGICLGHQLLALAFNAKTFKLKFGHRGGNHPVKNLLTQRIEITSQNHGFAVDPATLDPNILDVTHVNLNDGTNEGFRHKKIPVFSVQYHPEASPGPHDSDYLFADFVEMMKTGEPVAARL; translated from the coding sequence ATGAAAGCAAAACTCGCACTCGAAAACGGCACAATTCTGTCCGGCGAAGCATTCGGAGCCGAAGGGGAAACCACAGGGGAAGTTGTTTTTAACACAAGCCTTTCCGGCTACCAGGAGATCTTCTCCGATCCTTCGTATTCAGGCCAGATTGTCACGATGACCTATCCACTCATCGGTAACTACGGCATCAATGCGGATGATGTGGAATCTCCTGTGCCCCAGGTTGCCGGCGTTATTGTGAAGGAATACTTCGACTATCACAGCAATTTCCGCGCGTCGGAAAGTCTCGGTTCGTGGCTGAAACGGCACAATGTTGTGGCCGTTCAGGGACTTGATACCCGAATGATCACAAGAATGATACGAACGTTCGGCGCCATGCGCGGCATTCTCTCGACCGCGGACATGGATGATCAGCGGTTGATGATGAAGGTGAAGGGCGCGCCGGAAATGACGGGCCTCGATTTGACGAGGGTCGTTTCCTGCAAGGAACCGTACAAGTGGGATGAAATGGATAAAACTCCCTTCATTCTCAAACCAATCACCAACGGCTCGACCAACGGGAAGCGCTTCAAGGTTGTTGCGTACGATTGCGGCATCAAGCAGAATATCATGCGCCGCTTGACGAGCTACGGCTGTGATGTGACAGTTGTTCCGGCTCTTCATCCTGCCGAAGAGGTTCTTGCCATGAATCCCGACGGCATTTTTGTGTCGAACGGGCCGGGAGATCCTGCTGCCGTCAAGAAAGCAATTCAGAATCTCAAAACACTAATCGGCAAGAAACCGATTTTCGGTATTTGTCTCGGACATCAGTTGCTTGCGCTTGCGTTCAATGCAAAGACGTTCAAACTGAAGTTCGGACATCGTGGTGGAAACCATCCTGTCAAAAATCTTCTCACGCAAAGAATAGAAATCACATCGCAGAATCACGGATTTGCCGTCGATCCAGCAACACTCGACCCGAACATACTTGACGTTACGCACGTGAACCTGAATGACGGAACCAACGAAGGGTTTCGTCACAAGAAGATTCCTGTGTTCTCGGTACAATATCACCCGGAAGCCTCGCCCGGTCCGCACGACAGCGACTACCTCTTTGCCGATTTCGTGGAGATGATGAAGACGGGCGAGCCGGTGGCTGCTCGCTTGTAG